CGCCATTTATGAAAAATCCAAAGACATTTACAGAGTTCTCATAAGTAATTTCCTTCCCCTTCAAACTAAAGTACCAGTATCAGAAATAGGTGATAGAAATTCACTCTCAAAGCTCACCTTAAAGCTTAAAGATGGAATAACCGTAGATGCATACGTTGAACAGCTCATCCACAACACCCCGGAAACTGGTGATGAAAAAGTCGGAATCGTGATGACAAACCAAATTCCAAAAAAGATGGCGAACTTTGCCGAAATCGTAGACTTCCTTGCGTACAGTTTGTGGTTTATTCCATCGTACGAAAAATCGAAGAGCTACCTTTCCAAGTACCGTTCCTTGTGGATGCTTACAAATTTGTTCGAATCCGCCAAGTCGCATGAAGAGCTTTTGGATGGATTTGTAAAGGTGATTTCTGAGATCATTGAAGCAGAGATAACCGCCGTTCTGAATTTCCCAGAGAGCTCTGACGAAGGACTTAACATAATAATCTACGATAGCCAAACGTCACGATTTGTGCACAAGGATTTGGATATTTCGAAACTTACTGATGAAGCGATGCGCTATTTCAAAGGTATGGAAAAAATCGTCTACAAACCCGACGGACTGAGCGAACTATTTTCCACAAAAGTCCTTTCTGCTCTCATCGTTCCTGGCGGTGACTACTGGTTCATCTTTGCTAATAAGAAAAGCAAAGAAATTTACTTACAGACTAAATCTTTTGATTCGATGGATTTAGACCTCGCGCGCGATTCGGTTAAACGCTTTATACTTGCTAAAGGGCGTATAGAATTTGAACAAAAGCTGGAGGAAGAGGTCGCAAAATTAAGAGAGCTTCAAAAAATGCACGAAGCACTCATAGAAGAACAAAAAGAACAAATCAAACGAATGAACGCCGTGCATTACATCAGCCAAGCTATGCGGACAATGTACAGTGTGAAGAACGTCTACAAGACTCTTTTGCTTGGTCTAACATCCGGAAGATTACTTGGTTACAACCGTGCGTTATTGCTAACATACGACGAGCAACGAGACGTTTTGATTGGTAAGATGTGGATGGGACCTGATACGGAGAATGTTGAAGAAGACTGGAAAAAAGCCAATCTCAGAGCGATGCGATACGCCGACGTCGTTCAATATCTGCGCGAAGAAGCAATGACTCTAGAGATCAACAACAAGCTCACTCAGCAGATCGAGAATAGGATATTCCCATACAAAGCGCATCCGATACTTGAAAAATGTGTGGTGAGGAAGAAAATATTCGTTGCAAACGAAAGAATTATCGATACAATGGGATTAGAGGCTGCTGATTTAGTAAACTTGTTGGGAACAAAGGAATTCGCTGCATTCCCTCTCGTTGGAAGAGAAGGTGTCTTTGGCGTCGTAATCGTTGACAACTACTTCACAAAAAAGCGCATTAAAGAAAGCGACATTGATATCCTAAAAATCTTGTCAGATAGCGCCGGTTTGGCAATTGAAACTGCCCAAAACTACGAAGAGCTTAGAAACAAAACGATTTCGCTGGAACGCCAAAAGAGCCTTATCGAATATCTAAGGGAATTCTCTGACTCCGTTTTACAGAACATGTCCTCCGCAATTATCGTTATTGATAAAGAAGGCAAGGTAACAGAATGGAATAAACGTGCAGAAGTCTACTTCAACCGTCCAAAAGAGCAGATGACTGGCGTTGAGCTTAGAACTCTTGGTTCTGAATTCGAAGATATCGAAGAGATGGCCATCCAAAGTATGAAAATCAAAGAAGAAATCACACTAAGCAACTACCTTATCCAAACCGGTGGCCGAGAACGATACTACGATGTAAAAATTACACCGTTCTGGGATGCCGACAAGCTCATGCTAAGAGGTGTTATCATTACACTTGATGATGTCACCGAGCGTGTTAATTTGGAAAAAGAACGCAAAAAGCAAGAAAAACTTGCGGCTCTTGGTGAGATGGCTGCGAGAGTAGCCCACGAATTGAGAAATCCTGTTTCAGTGCTAGGAGGATTCATCAAAAGACTTGAGAAAAACGTTGATAATCCTGAAGCAAGAAACAGATACATAAAGATTATTGCGGATGAGATATTGCGATTAGAACAAATAGTAAATGAGATTCTCGACTTTAGCCGTGAGCCACGGTCACTTGAGTTTAGGTATTTTAATCTAAACAAACTTGTCAATGACGTTTACATATTGCTCGATGAAAAAATTCGTGAGAAAAACATCCTTTTCACGTTCGAAACAGATGCCGAAGAAATCATCGTGTATGCTGAATATTCAAGGATGAAACAGGTTGTAATCAATCTTCTCCAAAATGCAATTGAAGCGACCCCAAAAGATGGTAAAATATTAGTTGAAACGCGTGTCAAATTTGATAAAATCGTGTTGTCTGTATGGAACGAGGGAACACCTATCGATAAAGAGACCGCTGAAAAGCTTTTCACCCCGTTCTTTACAACCAAAGTCCAGGGCACAGGCCTGGGATTGGCTATCTGTAAAAAAATCGTTGAAGATGAGCATAAAGGAAAAATCTACCATGAGGCAACGGAGGATGGTAATAGATTTGTAGTTGAGCTGCCGAAACCAGAAATCACTCCAGATAATGAAGAAAAATAGAAAGAACAAAAATAAAAGGAGGAACACACATGATGGAATTCATGCTGAAAGCCAAAATCCATATGGCTACGGTAACAGAGAAAGAAATAGAATACGAAGGAAGTATTGGTATTGATGAAGAACTATTAGAATTGGCAGGAATAAAAGTTAACGAGATGGTATTGGTGTCTGACGTAAACAACGGTAACAGGCTGGTCACATACGTTATCCCCGAACCACGAGGGTCAAAGAAAATTTCATTGAACGGGGCAGCCGCAAGACTTGTTGAAAAAGGTGACCGGATAATCATCATGGCCTTTGCTTTGTACAACCCGGAAGAATATCCTGGACCCAAAGTAATAATTCTCAACCCAGATAATAGCGTAAAAGAAGTAAAGAAATAAAGAAACGCGTCACAATATAGACTCCAACAAATCCAAGGGGGATACCGATGGTTGTAAACATCTCCACAACACCGGACAAGATGGAGGCATATATCAAAATATCGAACATACTGCCCGGAGAACAGGTCACTCTCGAAAAATTGATGGAAGAAATAAGAAATGCCAAGATAGTGCACAACATTGACATTGCTGCACTCAAACACCTGTGTGAAAATCCAGTTGAAAATACACCAATTCTATTTGCAAAAGGCGATGAACCAAAAAATGGAGAAGACGGCAGAATTGTATTCGAAGTTTTTCAACACAAGCCTTCATTTACCACATCTGGTAACCGTGTTGACTTCAGGGAATTCCCCGTCCAAAAAAGAATCATCGTCAAAAAGGGTCAAAAAATAGCAACCGTTTATCCGCCTACTGAAGGCGTTCCTGGAAGAAATGTGTACGGCGAACCTGTTCCAGCAAAGCCTGGCAATGAAGCAAAAGTTGTACTGGGAAAAAACGTCGCACTGAGCGAAGATGGGGCTCACATAATAGCTACTTCGGATGGTATACTGAAAGTAGATCCAGAAAAAGGTGTCGTTGAAGTAAGTGAATACTTGGAAATAGAAGGAAACGTTGACTACGCGACCGGTAATATTGAATTCCCCGGTGTTGTTTTCGTCAAGGGCGATGTAAAGCCAGGGTTCATAGTTAGGGCAAGAGGTGATATCGAGATACAGGGGGTAGCGGAAGCCTCTACGATAATTTCCTTGGAAGGCAGTATCAAACTCACAGGAGCGAAAGGAAAAGATAAAGGGTTGATCAAAGCAAAAAAGAACGTACACGTCAAATACGCCGAATCTGTAACGATAGAATGTGAAAATCTCTATTTCGAGTCCAATTTACTCAACTGCATGGTTCGAGTTACAAATGCCGTTATTGGACAGGGAAGAAGTAGTGCGATCATAGGTGGCGAATGCATCGCTTCGACGCGTATCGAAGCTGATGAATTGGGCTCGGACTTCGGTGTCAAGACCTATCTCGAAGTTGGCGTGAATCCATACCTTAGAGAGGAGCTTAAACTAGTCAACACTCAAATTGAAATTGACCGAACAAGCATTCAAAAACTTGTCAACATAGTCAAGCAGTACAAAGAATTAAAAGAACGAGGAGCTAAACTCACACCAGACAAAGAGGAACAATTTTCAAAAGCCGCAAGAACCCTAATCAACTTGCGTGAACAACTCGAAAAGAATTTACAAAGAAAGCAAGAACTGGAAAAAAAAATCTCGGAAATGCGATACCATTGTGAGATAGTAGCACGAAAAATGCTTTATCCCGGAGTCGAAGTCTACATTCACGATGCAAAATATTTAGCAGACAGACCTCTTCCGAAAGTCGTCTTGAGATACGAGGACGGAAAAGTTGTTGCCGGTGGCTATTCTGGAACTTGATAGTATTTGAATAACAGGAGGTTTCATATGTCTTTGCGATTAGTAAAAATCCTTCCAAAATTCCGCCCAATGGTCTGGGGGAATTCTGAACTAAACAAAAAATTCGACCTTCCAGTATCCGAAACAACTCAACCAATTGGAGAAATCTGGCTTCTTTCCGGCCATCCATTGTACGAAACCATCTTGGAAACCGGTTTAACGATTAACCAATTTGGACAGAACCTGTACAACAACAAATATCCTCGCTTTCCTATTTTAATCAAACTCGTTTCCACAAATCAATGGCTCAGTGTTCAAGTTCACCCAGATGACTCTTTTGCGCGCAACGTGGAAAACGAACCGTGGGGAAAAAGTGAGGCATGGTACTTCTTAACAGATGGAGAATTTGCCGTGTGCGAAGATGTGGAAAAAATGAAAGAATACATAAATTCTGGGCGTATTAATCATCTTAATGAAGCACTCACCTTTGTGAAGGTTAAAAAAGGCACTTTTGTAAACATCCCAGCTGGTACTGTCCACGCACTTGGTCCCAACAGCACTGTTATCGAAGTCCAGCAATCATCCGATTTGACTTACCGCATATACGACTGGGGCAGACCGAGGGAAACACACTTAGAAAAAGCTTTACAAGCTAGTAAAAGTATCTCATTGAGTGAGATCGTCTTTGAAAGTACCGATTCACTCAAAACACCGTACTTTTACATGAAAAAATATCTATCTCATATCGACATAGACGAAAATAAAATCATGGTGCACATACCCTTTGAAATCTCAAAAGACTACCATGCTACATTAATAATCAACGAAAACAACAAATCA
The DNA window shown above is from Fervidobacterium changbaicum and carries:
- a CDS encoding sensor histidine kinase encodes the protein MIGKKICYALTEIFEKDKYSTEAENTANLLAEFVGVDKISVAIYEKSKDIYRVLISNFLPLQTKVPVSEIGDRNSLSKLTLKLKDGITVDAYVEQLIHNTPETGDEKVGIVMTNQIPKKMANFAEIVDFLAYSLWFIPSYEKSKSYLSKYRSLWMLTNLFESAKSHEELLDGFVKVISEIIEAEITAVLNFPESSDEGLNIIIYDSQTSRFVHKDLDISKLTDEAMRYFKGMEKIVYKPDGLSELFSTKVLSALIVPGGDYWFIFANKKSKEIYLQTKSFDSMDLDLARDSVKRFILAKGRIEFEQKLEEEVAKLRELQKMHEALIEEQKEQIKRMNAVHYISQAMRTMYSVKNVYKTLLLGLTSGRLLGYNRALLLTYDEQRDVLIGKMWMGPDTENVEEDWKKANLRAMRYADVVQYLREEAMTLEINNKLTQQIENRIFPYKAHPILEKCVVRKKIFVANERIIDTMGLEAADLVNLLGTKEFAAFPLVGREGVFGVVIVDNYFTKKRIKESDIDILKILSDSAGLAIETAQNYEELRNKTISLERQKSLIEYLREFSDSVLQNMSSAIIVIDKEGKVTEWNKRAEVYFNRPKEQMTGVELRTLGSEFEDIEEMAIQSMKIKEEITLSNYLIQTGGRERYYDVKITPFWDADKLMLRGVIITLDDVTERVNLEKERKKQEKLAALGEMAARVAHELRNPVSVLGGFIKRLEKNVDNPEARNRYIKIIADEILRLEQIVNEILDFSREPRSLEFRYFNLNKLVNDVYILLDEKIREKNILFTFETDAEEIIVYAEYSRMKQVVINLLQNAIEATPKDGKILVETRVKFDKIVLSVWNEGTPIDKETAEKLFTPFFTTKVQGTGLGLAICKKIVEDEHKGKIYHEATEDGNRFVVELPKPEITPDNEEK
- the panD gene encoding aspartate 1-decarboxylase, encoding MMEFMLKAKIHMATVTEKEIEYEGSIGIDEELLELAGIKVNEMVLVSDVNNGNRLVTYVIPEPRGSKKISLNGAAARLVEKGDRIIIMAFALYNPEEYPGPKVIILNPDNSVKEVKK
- a CDS encoding DUF342 domain-containing protein, with translation MVVNISTTPDKMEAYIKISNILPGEQVTLEKLMEEIRNAKIVHNIDIAALKHLCENPVENTPILFAKGDEPKNGEDGRIVFEVFQHKPSFTTSGNRVDFREFPVQKRIIVKKGQKIATVYPPTEGVPGRNVYGEPVPAKPGNEAKVVLGKNVALSEDGAHIIATSDGILKVDPEKGVVEVSEYLEIEGNVDYATGNIEFPGVVFVKGDVKPGFIVRARGDIEIQGVAEASTIISLEGSIKLTGAKGKDKGLIKAKKNVHVKYAESVTIECENLYFESNLLNCMVRVTNAVIGQGRSSAIIGGECIASTRIEADELGSDFGVKTYLEVGVNPYLREELKLVNTQIEIDRTSIQKLVNIVKQYKELKERGAKLTPDKEEQFSKAARTLINLREQLEKNLQRKQELEKKISEMRYHCEIVARKMLYPGVEVYIHDAKYLADRPLPKVVLRYEDGKVVAGGYSGT
- a CDS encoding type I phosphomannose isomerase catalytic subunit, producing MSLRLVKILPKFRPMVWGNSELNKKFDLPVSETTQPIGEIWLLSGHPLYETILETGLTINQFGQNLYNNKYPRFPILIKLVSTNQWLSVQVHPDDSFARNVENEPWGKSEAWYFLTDGEFAVCEDVEKMKEYINSGRINHLNEALTFVKVKKGTFVNIPAGTVHALGPNSTVIEVQQSSDLTYRIYDWGRPRETHLEKALQASKSISLSEIVFESTDSLKTPYFYMKKYLSHIDIDENKIMVHIPFEISKDYHATLIINENNKSDKSQLKMFGDGLFITNFVSL